The DNA window AAATATCCAGCCCCACGGTATCGGCGAGTTCGATCGGCCCCATCGGCATACCAAAATCCAGGGCGGCCTGATCGATCAGCGGCGCCGAAATCCCTTCCTCCACCAGCGTCACGGCCTCAAGCAAATACGGCATCAGCACCCGATTCACCAAAAAGCCGGGCGCACTCTTCACCGGCAATGGCAGACGATCGATATGGCGGCAGAACGCTGTTGCCTGCCGCACTACCTGTGGATCGGTGTGCTCACTCTTCACGATCTCCACCAGCTGCATCTTGGCCACCGGGTTAAAGAAATGCAGGCCGACCAGACGCTCCGGCCTGGCCAGCACCAGACTCAAAACTTCCAGCGGGATACTCGAGGTATTGGTCGCCAGCAGTGCGCCGGACTTGAGTTGCGGCTCGACCATGCGATATAACGACTGCTTCGCCTCGACGTTTTCAAAAATCGCCTCAATCACCACATCGGCCTTAGGAATACCAACACCCTTAATGTCAGGGATAAGACGATCCAGTGCTGCCTGTATCGCACGCGGTTGCTTCAATCGCTTTTTATACAGATCATATGCACGCTTGACGACACGGCCTATCGTTTCCGGATTGCGATCCTGAATCGTGACTTTGAAGCCACGCATTGCACACCACGCCGCGATATCACCGCCCATCACGCCGCCGCCAATGACATGCACATGCTTCGGTGCGATATCGCTCTTTCTACCGAGCGATTTCAGTCGCTCTTGCAAGAAAAAGACACGGATCAGATTCTGCGCCGTATCGCCCATTACCAGCCGCGCCACCGATGCCGCTTCTTCCTTCATCATGCGCCGTGGATTGCCCATGTACTGCGCCCAGAGATCGATCACGGCATAGGGCGCGGGATAATGATCCTTGCGTGCGCGTTGCGCCACCTGCTTGCGCAAATAGCGCGCCAGCAATGGCCGCACCAAATCATGATTGGTCAGCGCCTTCCAACCGGTGGCTTTTTTCTGTTGCGGCGATTTCAGCACCAAATGTTTCGCCGCATCCCGCAACCGGCGTTGCGGCACGGCATAATCCACCAACCCCATCCGCTGCGCCGCCTTGGCATTTACGCTGCGGCCGCTGAG is part of the Gammaproteobacteria bacterium genome and encodes:
- a CDS encoding enoyl-CoA hydratase/isomerase family protein, producing MTEQTYKNWRLERDDHDTIWLYADKANATTNVLSADVLMELDAIISAIEQERPQGLVILSAKASGFIAGADINEFTTLNGQQDAEALIGRGQAVLDRLEALDMPTVALIHGFCLGGGMELALACRYRVADDDPGTKLGLPEVNLGIHPGFGGTVRLPPLVGAPAAMDMMLSGRSVNAKAAQRMGLVDYAVPQRRLRDAAKHLVLKSPQQKKATGWKALTNHDLVRPLLARYLRKQVAQRARKDHYPAPYAVIDLWAQYMGNPRRMMKEEAASVARLVMGDTAQNLIRVFFLQERLKSLGRKSDIAPKHVHVIGGGVMGGDIAAWCAMRGFKVTIQDRNPETIGRVVKRAYDLYKKRLKQPRAIQAALDRLIPDIKGVGIPKADVVIEAIFENVEAKQSLYRMVEPQLKSGALLATNTSSIPLEVLSLVLARPERLVGLHFFNPVAKMQLVEIVKSEHTDPQVVRQATAFCRHIDRLPLPVKSAPGFLVNRVLMPYLLEAVTLVEEGISAPLIDQAALDFGMPMGPIELADTVGLDICLSVAKILGEQLQLPVPGRLQQMVDVGRLGRKSGEGFYRYINGKKQAQAVDKGAHLPADVTDRMMMRFINEAMACLREGIVEDKDLLDAGVIFGTGFAPFRGGPMNYVEHKGVGELKGCLRGLEQRHGRRFRPDPGWG